Proteins encoded by one window of Cystobacter ferrugineus:
- the tssB gene encoding type VI secretion system contractile sheath small subunit, with amino-acid sequence MPAKESIQHVLDRVRPPRVQITYDVEIGDAVEQKELPLVVGVLADLAGQQKELPRLKERKFVEIDRDNFDQVMAAIGPLLRLSVPDKLRDDDSRMAVELRFKSIDSFHPRQLVEQIEPLRKLLESRQRLVDLIAKLDGNDALADVLRSALADRARLQALQSELATKREP; translated from the coding sequence ATGCCTGCAAAGGAAAGCATCCAGCACGTCCTGGATCGGGTCCGGCCGCCGCGAGTGCAGATCACCTATGACGTGGAGATTGGTGACGCGGTGGAGCAGAAGGAACTTCCGCTGGTGGTCGGCGTCCTGGCGGACCTGGCTGGCCAGCAGAAGGAGCTCCCGCGCTTGAAGGAGCGCAAGTTCGTGGAGATCGACCGCGACAACTTCGACCAGGTAATGGCCGCCATCGGCCCTCTGCTGAGGCTGTCCGTGCCAGACAAGCTCCGTGACGATGACAGCCGCATGGCCGTGGAGCTGCGCTTCAAGAGCATCGATTCCTTCCATCCTCGCCAGCTCGTCGAGCAGATCGAGCCCCTGCGCAAGCTCCTGGAGTCGCGCCAGCGGCTGGTGGACCTGATCGCCAAGCTGGACGGCAATGACGCTCTGGCGGACGTGCTGCGGTCCGCGCTGGCCGACAGGGCCCGGCTCCAGGCGCTCCAGTCCGAGCTGGCGACGAAGCGCGAGCCGTGA
- the tssC gene encoding type VI secretion system contractile sheath large subunit: protein MFEEETREATQGAQVAVAEPERGLLARIIEEGRLARDDSQQPRARELVSELVDQALTTESIPSDVDLVALINQRIARIDELLGAQLDEVLHAESFQRLEASWRGLHMLVHGTETGTNLKLRVLHATKKELLDDLERAPEFDQSALFKKVYEEEYGTFGGQPYGVLVGDYEFGRVPRDVALLESISRVASAAHAPFISAASPSLFDLDSFTDIGAPRDLARIFESTELIRWRSFRDSEDARYVALVLPHILARLPYGEDTVPVEGFGYREDVDGRDHRKYLWGNAAYALGLRITSAFAQHQWCANIRGVEGGGIVQGLPTHTFRTDEGDIAQKCPTEVAITDRREKELSDLGFITLCHCKGTDYAAFFGSQTANKPRRYDTPQANANAELSSQLPYLMSASRFAHYLKVIMRDKIGGFASRQEISDYLNRWISQYVQINENASFSIKARQPLREARVDVTEVPGHPGNYRAVVFLRPHFQLNELTASIRLVSDLPQAAT from the coding sequence ATGTTCGAGGAAGAAACACGAGAAGCGACGCAGGGAGCGCAGGTCGCGGTGGCGGAGCCGGAGCGGGGACTGCTGGCGCGCATCATCGAGGAGGGGAGGCTGGCGCGCGATGACAGCCAGCAGCCCCGCGCCCGCGAGCTGGTGAGCGAACTCGTGGATCAGGCACTCACCACCGAGTCCATCCCGAGCGACGTGGACCTGGTCGCGCTCATCAACCAGCGCATCGCCCGCATCGACGAGCTGCTGGGTGCGCAGCTCGACGAGGTGCTCCACGCCGAGTCCTTCCAGCGGCTGGAGGCCTCCTGGCGGGGGCTGCACATGCTGGTCCATGGCACCGAGACGGGGACGAACCTGAAGCTGCGGGTCCTGCACGCCACCAAGAAGGAGCTGCTGGATGACCTGGAGCGGGCGCCCGAGTTCGACCAGAGCGCCCTCTTCAAGAAGGTCTACGAGGAGGAGTACGGCACCTTCGGTGGGCAACCCTATGGGGTGCTCGTCGGCGACTATGAGTTCGGCCGCGTTCCGCGGGACGTGGCGCTGCTGGAGTCCATCTCCCGCGTGGCCTCCGCCGCCCACGCGCCCTTCATCTCCGCGGCCAGTCCCTCACTGTTCGACCTGGACAGCTTCACGGACATCGGTGCCCCGAGAGACCTGGCGCGCATCTTCGAGAGCACCGAGCTCATCCGCTGGCGCAGCTTCCGGGACTCGGAGGACGCCCGCTACGTGGCGCTGGTGCTGCCCCACATCCTGGCTCGGCTGCCCTACGGCGAGGACACCGTGCCGGTGGAGGGCTTCGGCTACCGGGAGGACGTGGACGGCCGCGATCACCGCAAGTACCTGTGGGGCAACGCGGCGTACGCCCTGGGCCTGCGCATCACCTCCGCCTTCGCTCAGCACCAGTGGTGCGCCAACATCCGCGGGGTGGAGGGAGGCGGCATCGTCCAGGGGCTGCCCACCCATACGTTCCGCACCGACGAGGGAGACATCGCCCAGAAATGCCCCACCGAGGTGGCCATCACCGACCGGCGTGAGAAGGAATTGAGCGACCTGGGCTTCATCACCCTGTGCCATTGCAAGGGAACCGACTACGCGGCCTTCTTCGGCTCGCAGACGGCCAACAAGCCCCGCCGCTACGACACGCCCCAGGCCAACGCCAACGCGGAGCTGTCTTCCCAGCTTCCCTACCTCATGTCCGCCTCGCGCTTCGCGCACTACCTCAAGGTCATCATGCGCGACAAGATTGGCGGCTTCGCCTCGCGTCAGGAGATCTCCGACTACCTCAACCGGTGGATCAGCCAGTACGTGCAGATCAATGAGAACGCGTCCTTCTCCATCAAGGCCCGCCAGCCGCTGCGCGAGGCGCGAGTGGACGTCACCGAGGTACCGGGTCACCCTGGCAACTACCGCGCGGTGGTGTTCCTCCGCCCCCACTTCCAGCTCAACGAGCTGACCGCCTCCATCCGCCTGGTGTCCGATCTGCCCCAGGCGGCCACGTAG